GGGCCTTTCGTTTCTTGATGCCGTGCTTGTGGTGGAGGAGATGGCTCGGGAATGCGGCGTGACGGGACGTATCGCGGTGGAGGCAAATATGGGGGCCATCTCGGCGGTCATGGCCTATGGAACCGAGGACCAGAAGCGTTTGGCTGCAGAACTGGTGTTAGCCGGGGACAAGCCGGCGATCTGCATAACCGAGCCTGAGGCCGGTAGCGCAGCCTCCGAGATGACCACCCGAGCTGATCGGCGAGGCAACCGCTACGTCCTCAATGGGAAGAAGCACTGGATTACCGGCGGAGGCGTGTCGCGCCTCCACCTCGTGTTTGCCCGGGTCTTCGACGAGGACGGGAACGAGGAAGGGATTGGCGGCTTTCTGGCCATTCGGGACGAGAACCCAGGTCTCGTCATTGGAAGCCGAGAACCGACTATGGGCCTGCGAGGTATCCCGGAGACGGAGATCTTGCTTCAGGACATGGAGGTGGACTCCGCCATGGTGCTCGTTCCCCCGTCTGGCTTTGGACGGGGATTTGCCGAACTCATGAATGCCTACAACAGTCAGCGTGTGGGCGCCGCCACAGTGGCTCTTGGCCTTGCCGCCGGTGCTCACGACCGCTCGGTGGCCTACTTGAAGAAGAGAGAACAGTTCGGCCGACCGATCGCTGAGTTCCAAGGCTTGCAATGGATGGTGGCCGACATGGCTATTCGGCTGGAGGCAGCGCGGAGCTTGATCTGGCGGGCAGCTACCTCTCGGGGCCCCGATACCAGTCCGTTCCCCGATCCAGCCATGGCGGCCCAAGCCAAGGTCTTCGCATCCGAAACTTGTATCGGAGTTGCCAATGACGCCCTGCAGTTGTTCGGGGCTGCCGGATACTCGCGCAACGGCCCGATGGAGCGGATTTGCCGAGATGTGCGGATGTTCACGATCGGTGGCGGAACGGCACAGATCCTGCGGACCGTCGTGGCTTCTCGGGTACTGGACATGAAACTTCCCCAAGGAAGAGGAGGTTTTCTCCCGCAGTAGATCCGGTCCGGAGTCGATGCCGAAATGGCAGGGAATCGGTCCAACCGGACTCATGGGGTGAGGTTGCTGTTGGGTTGCCGCTTCCAGCTTTGGCTGACGTCGTCAGGTCCTCGGTGGGGAGAGTTCTGCGGTGTTTCCCCGAAGCTCACCAGTGGCCTAACGGGTTAGCCAGCCTCCGTCTACCGGAAGGTGCACTCCGGTTATCCACGACGATTCGTCGGAGAGGAGGAATGACACCGCCGAGGCGATGTCTTCAGGTTGACCGATTCTTGGGATTAGCAGTCTTCCCTTTAGCGCTTCGAGCGTCTCGGGTGAGGTGATGCCCTCCAGGGACACGAAGTCAGTGGCGACCGGCCCGGGAGCGACGGCGTTTACT
Above is a window of Acidimicrobiales bacterium DNA encoding:
- a CDS encoding acyl-CoA dehydrogenase family protein, which codes for MSWHLTADQEALRARARELAVEVAAPRAAEVDRTEAYPWDVVEALRKEGFMGMTVPVAYGGLGLSFLDAVLVVEEMARECGVTGRIAVEANMGAISAVMAYGTEDQKRLAAELVLAGDKPAICITEPEAGSAASEMTTRADRRGNRYVLNGKKHWITGGGVSRLHLVFARVFDEDGNEEGIGGFLAIRDENPGLVIGSREPTMGLRGIPETEILLQDMEVDSAMVLVPPSGFGRGFAELMNAYNSQRVGAATVALGLAAGAHDRSVAYLKKREQFGRPIAEFQGLQWMVADMAIRLEAARSLIWRAATSRGPDTSPFPDPAMAAQAKVFASETCIGVANDALQLFGAAGYSRNGPMERICRDVRMFTIGGGTAQILRTVVASRVLDMKLPQGRGGFLPQ